ACCGGATACTTGATTTTGGCAGCCAGTTTCTTGCCTTGCTCCGCAGATTCCAGCAGACCCTCAGAACCCGGAATAGTAGGCACACCGGCTTTCTTCATGTACTCCTTGGCCGAAGACTTGTCACCCATGGAGTTGATCATCTCTGGGCTGGCGCCAATGAACTTGATGCCGTTTTCAGCGCAGATTCTGGAAAAATCAGCGTTTTCAGAAAGGAAGCCGTAGCCTGGGTGAATGGCGTCTGCGTTGGTAATCTCTGCAGCGGCAATCAGGTTAGGGATGTTCAGATACGACTGAGAGCTGGGTGCAGGTCCAATACATACCGCCTCATCCGCGAAGCGTACGTGCAGGCTTTCTTTGTCGGCGGTAGAATACACGGCTACCGTCTTTATTCCCATTTCTTTGCACGTCCGGATTACCCTTAGCGCTATTTCGCCACGGTTGGCAATTAGTATTTTTTTGAACATGTGGTTAATGTGCTAATGTGTAAATGTGCTGATGTGCTAATGATTCACAAAAATAATGTGCTGATAAGCCAATTATGGAGAGGTGGGAAACATAAGAATAAACTTAAAGGAAACCCGCCGTACCAAAATCAGCACATCAGCACATTAAAGAATTAGCAAATTAGCTAGGATCTACCAGGAACAACGGCTGATCATACTCTACCGGTGAGGAGTTGTCTACCAACACCTTCACAATTTTACCAGAAACCTCAGACTCAATCTCATTGAAGAGCTTCATGGCTTCAATGATGCAGATCACCTGGCCTTTTTTCACCTCATCGCCTACGTTCACAAACGCCGGCGACTCTGGGTTGGCAGAGCGGTACAGGGTACCAATCATTGGGGCTTTGATGGTCACGTATTTGCTGCTTTCATCAGCGGCCGGGGCGGCTGGGGCAGCAGGAGCGGCCGCTACTGGAAGCGGGGCTGGCGCAGAATGGTGCGCTGGGGCCGGGGCCGACTGCTGCTGAGAAGACTCAGACACATACTTGGTTTTCTGGGTGGCTTCGCGCTGCACAGAGATCTTGAATTCTTCAGTCTCAATGTCAACTTTGTTCAGGCCTGATTTCGCAATGAAATCAATCAGATCTTGGATTTCCTTAGCTTTCATAGTTCTATTTTACTCGTTCGGCGTAAGTGTAGGTACGCGTGTCTACCTTTATTTTCTCGTCTTGGCCAATGAAGAGAGGCACAGAAATAGTGGCCCCTGTTTCTACCGTGGCTGGTTTAGAGGCATTGGTGGCGGTGTCACCTTTAATGCCGGGTTCTGTATACGTAATGGTAAGCTCTACATACGTAGGAAGTTCAGCCGTTAACGGGGTTTCCGTCTCAGCATGGAACAAGATAGTCACTTCCTGGCCTTCTTTCATCAAGTCAGCAAACGGGACCATTCTCTCTTCCAGGGTTACCTGCTCAAAGGTGTTGCTGTCCATGAAGTTATAGCCGTAGTCATCTTTGAAGATAAACTGGTGCGGACGCTGCTCCACCCGGGCCGTAGTCACTTTTACACCGGCGGTGAAGGTATTGTCTACTACTTTGCCGGTTTTGATGTTCTTAAGTTTAGTGCGGACGAAGGCGGGGCCTTTACCTGGTTTCACGTGCTGAAACTCAGTAATGATCCAAAGGTCGCCGTTAAATTCAATGCAAAGCCCGTTGCGGAAATCAGCGGTAGTTGCCATAGCTTTGTGTGTGTTTCGGTTTAAAATGTCTGTCGGGTTTTTCCCAATTTGACATAAAAAAATTCGGCCAAAGATAGCCGAATTTTTTTATTGATTTCAGAAATATACCTTAAAAACAAGGTGATTACTTAGGGTCATAGGCCCATTTGAGGTACATGGCACCCCAAGTAAAGCCCCCGCCAAATGCGGCCAAGATCACGTTGTCTCCTTTTTTCAATTGGTTTTCATACTCCCAGAGGCACAACGGAATGGTTCCGGAGGTGGTGTTGCCGTATTTCTGGATGTTGATCATCACTTTCTCCGGGCCCACGCCCACGCGGTTGGCAGTGGCGTCAATAATGCGTTTGTTGGCCTGGTGGGGCACCAGCCAGGCAATGTCCTCAGAGGTAAGGTGGTTGCGCTCCATTACTTCGGCGGCCACGTCGGCCATACCTTTCACGGCAAACTTGAATACCTGCTGGCCTTCCTGGAACGCATAGTGCTCACGTCTGGCCAACGTCTCTGCGGTGGCCGGTCTGCGGCTTCCTCCGGCCTTCATGTGCAGGAACTGGGCACCGGTACCGTCAGATTTCAGGATGCTGTCCTGTACGCCTAAACCCTCTGTGTTGGGCTCCAGCATGACGGCGCCGCCGCCGTCCCCGAAGATAATGCAGGTAGCCCGGTCTGTGTAGTCTACAATGGCAGACATCTTATCAGCGCCCACCACAATCACTTTCTTGTACTTGCCGGTCTCAATAAACTGGGCGCCGGTTGCCAGCGCGAACAGGAAACCAGAGCAGGCGGCTTGCAGGTCATACCCAAAGGCATTTACCGCGCCAACCTCGGCACAGATAATGTTGGCCGTGGCCGGGAACACGAAGTCTGGGGTGGTGGTGGCGCAGATAAGCAGTTCTACTTCCTCTGGCCGGGTGTTGGTTTTTTTAAGCAGGTCCAGAACGGCCGGAATGGCAATGGCCGAGGTGCCCTGGTCTTCACCCTTGAGAATGCGTCTTTCCTTGATGCCCGTGCGGCTGACAATCCATTCGTCATTGGTCTCTACCATGGTCTCCAACTCTTTGTTGGTCATGATATACTCGGGGGCATATCCGCTCACTCCGGTGATCGCGGCGGTAATTTTGCTCATATCGTTAAGAAGGAATGTCTGGTGAAGGGCCGCGCCATTACGCGCTGAAGTATTTTCTCAGTTTATCTGCCATGTGGGTCTCTGCCATTTTATTGGCCAGGTGCAGCATGTTACAGATAGCAGTAGGGCTAGATACGCCGTGTCCAATGACAGCATTGCCATTAACTCCCAAAATTGGGCTGCCGCCTACCGCCTCATAATTGAAACGGTCAAAGAAAGGATCCGTGATTTTTTTCTCATGGAGGATGTCATAGATTGACTCCGCCAGTTTTAAGACAACGTTACCGGTAAATCCGTCACATACAATCACGTCGGCCTTGTCATTGAACAGGTCGCGTCCTTCTATGTTCCCGATAAAGTTGATGCCTTTGTTTTCTTTGAGGAGTTTGTAGGCGGGTTGGGTCACCATGGTGCCTTTGCCTTCTTCCTCGCCCAGGTTCATGAGACCCACTTTGGGGTTCTTGATGTCTAGCAGGTATTGTGCGCAGATTGAGCCAATCTCGCCAAACTGTTCCAGAATCTCTGGCTTGCAGTCTGCAATGGCGCCTACGTCCAGCATAATGGCCATGCCGCCCGAAACCTTGGGTACAAAGCTGGCCAGGGCTGGCCGAAGGATACCCTCTACCTGTTTCACGCTGAAGACAGCGCCTACCAGCATGGCCCCGGTGTTACCGGCACTGCAGAAGGCGTCTACCTTTTTGGTGGCCAGCATGCCGTAACCTACCGCAATGCTGGAATCTGGTTTCTGGGTAAGGGCTTTAGTAGGGTGTTCACCCATCCCAATCACTTGAGATGCGTGAACAACCTTTACTCTGGAACCGGTATAACCGTGCTTTTGAAGAAGGGAATGGATTTGGTCTTCATCTCCTATAAGGAAAATCTCCACCTCATCCGTCAAAGTCTTAGTCGCCAAAAGTGCGCCTTCTACAACTGCGTCGGGGGCGAAGTCGCCGCCCATTGCATCCAGAGCTATTTTCATGTAAAGCGTATTACGTAAATTATCCTACAAGTAACTAAAATAAAGCCTGACTGAGCAAGCTTTATTAGGCAACAGAGGTATAATTTTTGATGGCCACTTTACCCTTGTGGTATAAATCGCCGTCTACCACGTAAGCTCTGTGGTATTGGTGCACCTCACCGGTGTTAGGGCAGATAGAAATCGCCTTAGGAGTAATTTTGTCGTGCGTTCTTCTCTTATCTCTTCTGGTTTTGGAGATTTTTCGCTTTGGATGTGCCATCTCAGGTAATTATTACAAAATTGGTTTAGAAACTTATTTTAACTTTTTAAGGGCGGCAAATCGGGGGTCCACCGGACCGTCCTCATCATCGTCCTCTTCTTCATCGGCTGCGCCGGTAGAGTAAATCAAAAGGCCTTCTGCCTCTGGGTTGTCCTCTAGTTGCTGGTCTTCCTCCACAAACCGGGGGTGCAGCTTTTTCATGGGCAGTGCCAGGCCTATGTAATCATACAGGTGCTGGGCAATGTTGATGTACTGCGTCTCCGGTACTATCTGCAGCACGTTCACGTCCAGTTCCTGGTCTTCAGGGCCGTAGCGCACGAGCAGCGTCTGTTCCACTTCCAGGGGGTGCTCAAATTCCTCTAAGCTCCGGTCACAGGTCAGACGGACCGTTCCTGTGATATGGAAGTAAAGCTGCAAAAGAAGCTCAGACTTGTGCAGCTCTACCACCGCTTTCAAGTTGCCGCCCAGGACCAGGTCCTGCTCAAACAACTCAAAGAAGCGGTCATCCAACTCAAACTCATAGCTGTGGCTCTTGTTGCCAAGCTTCACGAGGTTGATATCGTATTTCTTAATCTCCTTCACGTTGCCTCTTTTTTTGCAAGTCGCAAAATTAGCAAGAATATTCGGTAAATAAAATACAAATGCCCTTTTTTGCGCCCGCCGGTGAATACCTGTTTTGGGTATGTTTTGGCAGAAACAGTGCAAAAACAGTAGTGGTTCATTTACAGCAGAATACCTTATATAAATGAATTCTCTACTTTAAAATACAAAATGCGTTTTAGGCCCCTTTTTCTGAAAACAAGCCTAAAACGCATTTCTATATGCCAACGCTTGGCAGGGTGTTACCCTTCGGCGCGGGCCTTGAGAATATCTACCGCCGCAAACAGCGCCTCTCTGAAAGAGGTCTCATCTGCCTTATTCTGCCCGGCAATGTCATACGCGGTGCCGTGGTCTGGCGAGGTGCGCACAATGGGCAGGCCCGCGGTAAAGTTTACGCCGCGCTCAAAGGCAATGGTCTTAAACGGAATCAGCCCCTGGTCATGGTACAGCGCCAGGGTGGCGTCAAACTTGAGGTAACTCCGGGTGCCAAAGAAACCATCGGCGGGGAAGGGGCCAAACACCAGGTTGCCCTTGTTCTTGAGCTGCTCAATCACGGGCAGCACAATCTCGGTCTCCTCGGTGCCCAGCAACCCGTTCTCGCCGGCGTGTGGGTTGAGGCCCAAAACGGCAATCTTAGGTTTCTGAATCCCGAAGTCCTTACGCAGGGAAGCGTCCAGAATGGCCAGCTTCCGCATCAGTAATTCAGCGGTCAGGACATTGGCTACTTCTTTGAGCGGCAGGTGACCGGTAACAGTGGCTACCCTAAAACCTTCGGCCACCAGAAACATGAGGCTTTCCGGCGCATCAAAAAACGTGGTGAAGAACTCGGTATGGCCCGGGAACTGGAAGCCTTCGCCCTGGGTGTTGTCTTTGTCAATGGGGGCCGTCACTACCGCCTGTATGTGTCCGTCTTTCAGGTCTTGGGCGGCACGCAATAAAGCAGTACGGGCCAGGGTGCCAGTGGCGGGGGTAGGGCTGCCAGGGGTAAATTCGATCTCTTCCTCCAGGCAGTTGATCACGTTCACCTTCTTGGGGTGCACCTGGTCAAAGGCCGTTATTTGCTGAAAACTGAAGTTTTCCAGGTCCAAGAGCTTGCGGTACTTGTTCACCACTGAGGCCATACCATAGATCACCGGCGTGCAGTAATGCAGCACCCGGCTGTCCGCTAAGGTTTTCAAAACTACCTCCGGACCAATGCCGGCAATGTCTCCAATGGTGATTCCTATGCGGGGCTTTGTCTTTTGCTCCATGGCTTACGCGGTAGCTTGTGAAGAGAGGAAATGGTACAGCAGGCGTACGCTGCTGCCGGTGGCGTGCTTACCGCGGTAAGAGTCTGGGCTCAACAGGTAGGCCGTACCGGCGATGTCCAGGTGCATCCAGGGATAATTGGTGAAGAACTCCAGGAACTTGCCCGCCGAAATGGCGCCCGCCTCGGCTCCGCCAATGTTCTTCAGGTCCGCGATCTCAGATTTCAGGTGCTCCTGGTACTCATCCCACAGCGGGAACTCCACCAGGCGCTCGTGCGCCAACTCGCCGGCCAGTTTCAGGTCGGTTTTCAACATGTCATCGGCGGTACCCATCATGGCAATGCCTTCGCGGCCAATGGCGCGGGCGGCAGCCCCGGTGAGGGTGGCAATGTCAATGACCAAGGCCGGGTTGTAGCGTTTGGCAAAATGCAGGGCGTCGGCCAGAATCAGGCGGCCCTCCGCGTCGGTGTTCAGCACTTCCACGGTGTGGCCGCTGTGCATGGTAATCACATCGCCGGGGGCGAAGCCTTTACCGCTGATCAGGTTGTCGGTGGCTGGGATCAACCCGATGACGTGCAGGGGAATATTATTCTTAGCCAGGGCGTACAGGGTACCGGCCACGGCGGCCGCGCCCGACATGTCTGACTTCATGAAATCCATGGAGTTGGGGGTGGGCTTGATGCTCAGTCCGCCGGTATCATACACCACGCCTTTGCCTACCAGCACCACCGGTTGGGAGTTGGCCGGTTTCTCGGGCTTCCATTCCAGGATATTAAAGGTAGGGGCTTCATCTGAGGCCTGGTTCACGGCCAGCAGGCCGCCCATCTTCAACGACTGTATCTGCACAAGGTCCAGCACCTCCAGCTTCACGCCGGTGCCTTCCAGCAACTCGCCTAACTGCTCGCTCAGCATCACGGCGGTCTGCATGTTGTGCGGGGTATTGATGAGGTCGCGGGTGTGGCAAACGGCGTCCAGCAGGTTCCCAAGTTCGGTAACCTGCGTTTGGGAGATGCCAGCCCCAGTGATGCTCACGGTCTTTAACCCGGGAGGCGTGGCTTTCTCGGTCTTATAGCGCTGAAACGAGTAGTTGGTCAAAATCAGGCCTTCGGCTACGTAAAGGGCAGATTCTCCGTCGGCTCCGTCAAGCAGCACCACGTGGTCCACCTTGTCAGCAGCCAGGCGCTGGTGCAGGGCGTTGCCTGCCTTGCGGAGCGCTTCCTGGGTTTGGGTTTCCTTGCGCTGCGGCTCGGTGGCCACTACATACAGTTGGTGCGTGAATTTATTGATGGTGACCAGGGTGCTTTTCAGGTCCAGTTGGCGGGTGATATATTCCTGCTCCTCTAAGGAGAAAAGCTCCCCGGGAATTTGCTCGCGGCCCGCCACCAACACGGCGGTGCTGGTATTTGCGGGTAATGTTGCAGCGTAGGTCAGTTCAGTGCGCATAAGATGTGTATCTTTGAGCTGCAATATAGCCTTAACAAACGGAAAACCGAAAACCAGTGAAGCCCGTCCAGCCCAAGAAACACCTGGGTCAGCATTTCCTGACTGACCTCAATATTGCCCAGCAGATTGTGGATGCTCTGCGCCTGCCCAACGGCGTGCAGGACGTGCTGGAGGTGGGCCCCGGCATGGGCGTGCTTACCCAGTATCTGGTGCAGCACCCTGAGTACAAGACCACTATCGTGGACATTGACCGCGAGTCCATTGCCTGGCTCAACGAGCATTTTCCGCAACTGGAAGGCCGCGTGCTTTTAGCCGATTTTCTGAAAACCGACCTTAAAACGCTTTTTGCCGGTCCGTTTGCCGTGATAGGGAATTTTCCGTACAATATATCCAGCCAGATTTTGTTCAAGGTACTGGACCACCGCGACCAGGTGCCCGAGGTGGTGGGCATGCTTCAGAAAGAAGTTGCAGAACGCATTGCCGCCCCCCACGGCTCTAAAACCTACGGCATCATGAGCGTGCTCCTGCAGGCGTTTTACACCATAGAATACCTGTTCACGGTGCATGAGCACGTGTTCAACCCACCGCCTAAGGTAAAGTCTGCGGTTATCAGGCTCACCCGAAATGAAGTAACAACCTTACCTTGTGATGAGAAGCTGTTTTTTAGAGTAGTGAAGACTAGTTTTGCCACCCGCCGTAAAACCCTCCGGAACTGCCTCAAGCCGTTTAACCTACCGGTAGAGGTAACCCAGGACGTATTGTTTGACAAGCGGGCCGAGCAGCTTTCAGTGAATGATTTTATTAACCTGACCCTTCTGATCCAGCAGCATGCAGTCTGAAATCACCCGTGAGTTCATTGACCAGATAGAGGACGCCATTGAGCGCCGCGACACGGAGTTTATCCTCTCCAACATGGAGGAGATGTACGCCGTGGACATCACCACCGTTTTGTACGAGCTCAACACCGAACAAAGCAAATACGTGATGGATGTGTTGCCCTCAGACGTGGGCGCCCAGATCCTGAGCGACCTAGACTCTGACGTACGCACCAATTTCCTGAAGAACTTCACCACCGAGGAGATTGCCCGCTATATAAATGAGATGGACTCTGATGACGCCGTGGATTTGCTCAATGAGCAGCCCGTACAGCGCAAAGAGGAGATCATCGCCCTGCTGGAGGACCAGGAACACGTCGCCGACATTATTGACCTGCTGCACTATGACGAGGACTGCGCCGGCGGTCTCATGGCCAAGGAGTTGATCAAGGTGAACATCAATTGGCGGGTAGGGCAGTGCATTGAGGAGATAAGGCGGCAGGCCGAGGACGTGGAGAAAGTCTATGCCATTTACGTGGTAGATGACCGTGACAAGTTGGTGGGCCGCCTGGGCATGAAGACCCTTATCCTCACCAATGACAACACGCCTATCTCTGAGGTCTATGAACCAGACGTGATCTCCATAGAGTCTTACAAAGACGAGCAGGAAGTGGCCACCGTCATGCAGAAATATGACCTGGACGCCATTCCCGTGGTCAACATCCAGGGGCGTCTGTTGGGCCGTATCACCATTGATGACGTCATTGACGTGATTCAGGAGCAGGCCGAACTGAGCCGCCAGTTGATGACCGGTATCACCGAGAACATTGAGGAAGACGACAGCGTGTTTCGTCTCTCCAGGGCCCGGTTGCCCTGGCTGATGGTAGGCATGGTGGGTGGTTTGTTGGGGGCCCGTTTCATTGGGCTGTTTGAGGGTGATATCGCTATTATTCCGGCCCTGGCTATGTTTACCCCGCTAATCACCGCTACCGGCGGAAACGTGGGCATTCAGTCTTCGTCCATCATCATCCAAACCCTGGCTAACAAAACCATCATGTTTGACAATTTCACCTCCCGGATTATCAAAGTCCTGCTGGTGGCCATTATCAACGGGTTAGTGATGTCTGGCTTAGTCTTGGGTTTCAATGTGCTGTTTGGCGTAGAATTGACCTTGTCTATTGTGGTGGCCGTGGCTTTATTTAGTGTGGTGCTGCTGTCTTCTTTTATGGGAACGGTCACGCCCATGATCCTGGATAAATACGGGGTCAACCCGGCCGTGGCCGCGGGCCCGTTTATCACCACCGCCAATGACCTTCTGGGGCTTGGGGTGTATTTTATGGTGGCCCACATGCTCTTAACCCTTTAATCACGAGGCCCGGCTTTTGGCCGCTGGACCATTTTGCTTATGCCTACACTACCTGTTTCCCCCTTCCGTTGCCTGGTGGTTGACCTCATGCACGAGAGCCTTATGCCTATGCTCCAGGCAATGGGGGTAGAGGTGACCTATGTGCCCGACATCAAGAAGGAGGAGGTGCCTGCGTTATTGCCCCAATACCACATGCTGGTGGTGCGCAGCAAGATGCGCATCACCGCAGAGCTGCTGACCCACGCCCCTAACCTGCAGGTGCTGGCCCGGGCCGGGGCCGGCGTAGACAACATTGACGATGGCGTTTTGGAGGCCCGCAACATTACCTTGATCAACGCCCCCGAAGGCAACCGCGACGCCGTGGGCGAGCACACACTGGGGCTACTGTTGACCTTGTTCCGGAAGATCAACCAGGGGGACCGCCAGATACGGGAAGGCCAATGGCTGCGCGAGGATAATAGGGGCGAAGAGTTAGGCGGGAAGACGGTGGGGTTGATTGGTTACGGCCACATGGGCAAAGCCTTTGCCAGGCGACTGATGGGGTTTGACTGCGAGGTGTTGGCCTATGACCGCCAGCCGGTAGAGAACCCTTTCGCGCACGTGCGCCTTACCTCCCTGGAAGAAATCCAGGAAAAAGCCCAGGTGCTGAGCCTGCATATTCCCTATACAAAGGAGAACCACCATTTTGTAGACGCTAGGTTGCTGGCTAGCTTTGCACACCCCCTCTGGCTCTTAAACACCGCCCGCGGCGAAGTCCTGGACCATGAGGCCCTGGTAGAGGCCATGAAAACCGGCCATGTGCTGGGAGCTGCCCTGGACGTGCTTGAAAATGAAAAGCTGAAAGCGCTCACGCCACCCCAACAAGAAAGACTGGACTACCTCCTGCAACATCCCCGTGTGATCCTTACCCCCCACATTGCCGGCTGGACCCACGAGTCTTATGTGAGGATAAATGAGGTGCTGGTGCAGAAACTGCAAGCGTATTTGGCTTCTCAAGAGAAGTAATCTATTTAGGGGCTGTTTTTAAGAAAACGCCTCTAAAACAGAAAAAGGAGGTCCGATGAAATTTAACCTTTCGCCGGACCTCCTTTTCTTTTAAATAACGAGCAATCTTACCGCTGCGGATTAAAGGTGATGGTGGAATAACCAATAATTAAATCTGCCCGGGTTCCCGGCGGACGGTAATAGACCAGCACGTCATACACGTTCTCCGTCCCAAAATGGCTGCCTTCAAAATATCGGGCATCGGCCTGGCCGCTGGCGCCTTTCACCGCAAAGTAATAGTTGTAGTACCCTTGCTTTAACAGGGCAGTTCCGGTGTAGAGTTGTTTCTCAGGATCATAAGTGAGCTTGAACAGTTCCTGCAATTGCCAGTCAGAGAGGCCACCAAAGACATAGACCGGGCCAGGCGCGGGTTCAGGGGAGAAAAGCTGGAAGGTGACCTGCTGGTAATCGGCGTTGAGGGGGGCGTTGCCGTACTCTCGGCTCCCGAAGAGGAACTTGCCGTTGGCGTCAGGTTGGGTGCTGTACACCTGCTGCGCGCGGCTTTTGCCAGTAAGGGCGTAGACTCGGTCAGGGGAAGTGGAATTGTCGCGGCGTTCCACGCCGATGCCGCTGAAGCGCTCGCTTCGGGTATCTAGGGCCCGGAACTCATTCAGCCCAAAGAACGTCTGCTCTGGTTCAAACAATTGGTACTCCAGACGGCGCTGGGCTTCTTGGATGTAAGTGGGCCGGTTGAAGTACTTGGCGTTGTCCCAGCGATGGTTCTGGCGCAAAACCACCTTGATTTCCTGCGCAGGGTTTACCAGAGGGTAGCTGGCGTAAAATACATTGAAGTCCAGTTGCTGGCGGGCGTTGCGGTCCCCGGCACCGGGCGTGGCCACCGGCCGAAGGGCCACGTTCACCTGTTCCTCAAACACCACAAACCGTCGGCTTAGCAAGCGATTGCCGCCTTCCTCGGTCACTTCCAGCAGATAGTTGCCACTTAGCTTCACGCGCGGCACCTGGAACCGGTAATGCCAGTAAGGCACCTTGGTCCCCGCCGAGGGCTCTACTTCCATGATAAAGAATTCATTGTAATCCTGCACAAACTGCAGGGGCTGCAGCTGCGACGGTCGCCAGTTGATATCACAGTGCTGCAACTTGACCAACGCCCTTGCCCTCGGCGCCGACATCCGGTCAAACTCCAGAATTAATGGGCTGGATTGCTCCAAAGACACTACCGGCGGCGCCAGCACATCTCCCACGCTATAACTTCTGGAATAAAGCTGCACCGAC
This Rufibacter radiotolerans DNA region includes the following protein-coding sequences:
- a CDS encoding type IX secretion system plug protein, with amino-acid sequence MPLPTSWKQVLLTFAVAATSFTGCVPVEGTGSGSTGGSSSSADLRYEDAVYAADVKSVQLYSRSYSVGDVLAPPVVSLEQSSPLILEFDRMSAPRARALVKLQHCDINWRPSQLQPLQFVQDYNEFFIMEVEPSAGTKVPYWHYRFQVPRVKLSGNYLLEVTEEGGNRLLSRRFVVFEEQVNVALRPVATPGAGDRNARQQLDFNVFYASYPLVNPAQEIKVVLRQNHRWDNAKYFNRPTYIQEAQRRLEYQLFEPEQTFFGLNEFRALDTRSERFSGIGVERRDNSTSPDRVYALTGKSRAQQVYSTQPDANGKFLFGSREYGNAPLNADYQQVTFQLFSPEPAPGPVYVFGGLSDWQLQELFKLTYDPEKQLYTGTALLKQGYYNYYFAVKGASGQADARYFEGSHFGTENVYDVLVYYRPPGTRADLIIGYSTITFNPQR